The Bos javanicus breed banteng chromosome 18, ARS-OSU_banteng_1.0, whole genome shotgun sequence genome has a segment encoding these proteins:
- the LOC133230856 gene encoding sulfotransferase 2A1-like isoform X1 translates to MTGKCVWFEGIPFPSLDYSPELLREVQESFLVKDEDVLLLTFPKSGTNWLIETVCLIYSKGDPKWVQSEPIWDRCPWVETKHGYELLKEKEGPRLISSHLPVQLFPKSFFKSKAKMIYLIRNPRDVLVSGYFFWRSAKFVKRPQSLEQYFEWFVEGNVVFGSWFDHTRGWMSMRDKENFLILSYEEMKWDTRSTVEKICQFLGKKLEPEELNSVLKNSSFQAMKENNMSNYSLLKGQYFEENGQLLRKGVTGDWRNYFTVAQAETFDKLFQEKMADLPQDLFLWKQ, encoded by the exons ATGACAGGAAAGTGTGTGTGGTTTGAAGGGATACCCTTCCCAAGCCTGGATTACTCACCTGAACTCCTGAGAGAGGTGCAGGAGAGTTTCCTTGTTAAAGACGAAGATGTCTTACTGCtgactttccccaaatcag GAACGAACTGGTTGATTGAAACTGTCTGCCTGATTTACTCCAAGGGGGATCCCAAGTGGGTCCAATCTGAGCCCATTTGGGACCGCTGCCCCTGGGTAGAGACTAAGCATGGGTATGAATTACTAAAGGAGAAGGAAGGCCCACGTCTCATCAGTTCTCACCTTCCCGTCCAACTCTTCCCCAAGTCTTTCTTCAAATCCAAGGCCAAG atGATCTACCTCATCAGAAATCCCAGAGATGTTTTAGTGTCTGGTTATTTTTTCTGGAGGAGTGCAAAATTTGTTAAGAGACCACAGTCACTGGAACAATACTTTGAATGGTTCGTCGAAGGAAATG TGGTATTTGGATCGTGGTTTGACCACACTCGGGGCTGGATGTCCATGAGAGACAAGGAGAACTTCCTGATACTGAGCTATGAAGAGATGAAATGG gaCACGAGGAGCACTGTGGAGAAGATCTGCCAATTCCTGGGCAAGAAGCTAGAACCAGAAGAACTGAACTCAGTCCTCAAGAACAGTTCTTTCCAGGCCATGAAAGAAAACAATATGTCCAATTATTCCCTCCTGAAGGGTCAGTATTTTGAGGAGAATGGACAACTTTTgagaaaag GCGTGACTGGGGACTGGAGAAATTACTTCACGGTGGCCCAAGCTGAAACCTTTGATAAACTATTCCAGGAGAAGATGGCAGACCTTCCTCAAGATCTGTTCCTGTGGAAACAATGA